GCGACGCGAAAGAGATCCGTCAGGTCCGTGGCGCCACCATGAGGGCAGTTCTGGCCCCCCGCGCCGGAACGCGCCCCCCGGAGGAGACATGTTGACTGTCCATCTGCACCTGTGTAACGGGGACGTCGTGCCCCTCACGCTCACGCCCTCGCAGCGCGACCGCCTCAACCGGACCCTGAACCAGGCCACCCTCTCGCAGACGCCGCTGGAGGTCACGGTGAACGGGGCCGAGCTGACCATCCCCTGGCGCTCCATCGCGTACCTTTCCACTCCTGCCCAGAGTGCCGAGCAGTCGCCGGAGCAAGCGGCCGACTGAAGCGCCCCCTCCGGCCTGTTTCCCTTCCTGCCCCGCGCCCGCGGGGTTTTTTGCCGGGTGGGGTCCGGCGAGGCGCCGCTCAACCGCGCGCCGGAACTTCCTGCGGCGAGGTGTCCACCACGGTCCCCGCCGTATCGACCGGGAGGTCCAGCACCCCCCCGGTCAGGCCGTGTCCGCGCAGAACGCCGTGCAGGTAGTGGTGCAGCTCGGCCGGGTCCTGGCGCGTGTCGCGCAGGCACAGCACGGTCGGCCCCGCCCCGCTGAGGGCCGCCCCCAGCGCCCCGTGGTCCGCCGCATTCGCCAGGATGTCGGCCAGGCCGGGCACCAGGGCCGCGCGCCAGGGCTGATGCAGCCGGTCGTTCATCGCCCCGCGCAGCAGCTCCAGCTGGCCCTGCGCCAGCGCCCCCACCAGCAGCCCGGTGTGCGAGAGCGCGTGGACGGCGTCGGCGCGGGAGTAGCTTTCCGGCAAGGCCGCCCGCGCCCGCGAGGTCGCCAGCTCGAAGTCGGGCACCAGCACGGTGACGCCCAGGTGCGGGGGCGGCGCCAGCCGGACATGGGCCGTGCCTCCTGGCCCCAGCGTGGCGACCACGATGCCTCCCAGCAGCGCCGGGGCCACGTTG
This Deinococcus budaensis DNA region includes the following protein-coding sequences:
- the thrB gene encoding homoserine kinase, with product MTFLVRVPASSANLGPGFDSLGLSLPLFTTLRVTPGAVTEVVPLGPELAGTPAGAGNYVYRAMQLAARRAGRDLPPLRLEIETEIPLARGLGSSAAALVGGIVAANELLGRPLAPGALLDLAAREEGHPDNVAPALLGGIVVATLGPGGTAHVRLAPPPHLGVTVLVPDFELATSRARAALPESYSRADAVHALSHTGLLVGALAQGQLELLRGAMNDRLHQPWRAALVPGLADILANAADHGALGAALSGAGPTVLCLRDTRQDPAELHHYLHGVLRGHGLTGGVLDLPVDTAGTVVDTSPQEVPARG